A genomic region of Pseudoxanthomonas suwonensis contains the following coding sequences:
- a CDS encoding nitroreductase family protein, with the protein MRTLSALQALDQRRSVPSMQLGEPGPDEATLLRMLASAVRVPDHGKLVPFRFLRIAGDARHALGAFLAERALQRDPQAAPHQIDKDRQRFSHAPLVVAVVARLQAGHKVPEQEQLLSAGCVCFALLQAAQALGFGAQWLTAWMAYDPEVARVLGLAGHERVVGFVHIGTPLQDVPERERPDPRTLLADWAP; encoded by the coding sequence ATGCGCACACTTTCGGCCCTGCAAGCCCTCGACCAGCGGCGCTCGGTGCCCTCGATGCAGCTGGGCGAACCCGGCCCGGACGAGGCCACGCTGCTGCGCATGCTGGCCTCGGCAGTGCGCGTGCCCGACCACGGCAAGCTGGTGCCGTTCCGCTTCCTGCGCATCGCCGGCGATGCCCGCCACGCGCTCGGCGCATTCCTCGCCGAGCGGGCGCTGCAGCGCGATCCGCAAGCGGCTCCCCACCAGATCGACAAGGACCGCCAGCGCTTTTCGCACGCGCCGCTGGTGGTGGCGGTGGTCGCCCGCCTGCAGGCCGGGCACAAGGTGCCCGAGCAGGAGCAGCTGCTGAGCGCCGGCTGCGTCTGCTTCGCCCTGCTCCAGGCCGCGCAGGCGCTGGGCTTCGGCGCGCAATGGCTGACCGCGTGGATGGCCTACGACCCGGAGGTCGCGCGCGTGCTGGGGCTGGCCGGCCACGAGCGGGTGGTCGGCTTCGTCCACATCGGCACGCCGCTGCAGGACGTGCCCGAGCGCGAGCGCCCGGACCCACGCACGCTGCTGGCGGACTGGGCGCCGTGA